From a single Polyangiaceae bacterium genomic region:
- a CDS encoding tetratricopeptide repeat protein: MQRRPSLSCEAAQAAWCSGLHETDVCMAQATWERALRLELQLFDEGVDYLAQTDEIERLLEQALEQVEDGELLARVWLLRARVRYMRGDIAEAVDSFEHAAEIAEEAGLGELALLARAHANANRVQLGGNAKLEAYEVEDPKLRADLLWSETTVRNQAGYMHDALRTALQAQRLYEAADNLYGVVVSRTSIAMFYLELGRYDDAIRTVEAVDAQSHERFEHLFAYRRMILGRTLGSLERYPEAHECLRQARDLYRRLENELMVALTDMWEANCNMAEGHFGEAASMFERAHDGFVAIEYWRGVTLALSGQALACQLDGQADRALGLAARIDRGLCSEPTTVAIVDLRRGQMAQLRGPNATPPEVLLEAARSRTGPDGRPMVETCEGYRQALSLFEQTAPSGTSHTTPTVLIAPDFSWIETEDARFELPGGHKVRTLLSLVFEERQRNPGGWVTIDAVCQALWPGERMRPTSRTNRLNVMISRLRRLGIGKRLERSPKGLRLDPTVGFVIGG, encoded by the coding sequence ATGCAGCGTCGACCATCCCTCTCGTGCGAAGCGGCCCAGGCCGCCTGGTGCAGCGGCTTGCACGAGACGGACGTCTGCATGGCGCAAGCGACCTGGGAGCGCGCCCTGCGGCTCGAGCTGCAGCTGTTCGACGAAGGCGTCGACTACTTGGCGCAGACCGACGAAATCGAACGCTTGTTGGAGCAGGCGCTGGAGCAAGTGGAGGACGGGGAGCTCCTGGCGCGCGTGTGGCTCTTGCGCGCGCGCGTGCGGTACATGCGAGGGGACATCGCCGAAGCGGTCGACAGCTTCGAGCATGCGGCGGAAATCGCAGAGGAAGCAGGGCTCGGAGAGCTGGCCCTCTTGGCTCGAGCACACGCCAACGCCAACCGCGTTCAGCTGGGCGGAAACGCCAAGCTGGAAGCCTACGAGGTGGAGGACCCCAAGCTTCGGGCGGACCTGTTGTGGTCGGAGACCACGGTGCGCAACCAGGCGGGATACATGCACGACGCGCTGCGCACGGCGCTTCAGGCGCAGCGCTTGTACGAAGCCGCCGACAACCTCTATGGCGTGGTGGTGTCGCGGACCAGCATTGCGATGTTCTATCTGGAGCTCGGCCGCTACGACGACGCCATTCGCACCGTTGAGGCCGTGGACGCCCAGAGTCATGAGCGCTTCGAGCACCTGTTCGCCTACCGGCGGATGATCTTGGGACGCACGCTGGGCAGCCTGGAACGCTACCCCGAGGCGCACGAGTGCCTCCGCCAGGCGCGCGACCTGTATCGGCGCTTGGAGAACGAGCTGATGGTCGCCCTCACCGACATGTGGGAAGCCAACTGCAACATGGCCGAGGGACACTTTGGCGAAGCGGCCAGCATGTTCGAGCGAGCGCATGACGGGTTCGTGGCCATCGAGTACTGGCGCGGCGTGACCTTGGCCCTCTCCGGACAAGCCTTGGCGTGCCAGCTCGATGGCCAGGCCGACCGAGCCCTGGGGCTCGCAGCGCGGATCGATCGCGGCCTTTGCAGCGAGCCCACGACGGTGGCCATCGTGGACCTGCGCCGCGGTCAAATGGCGCAGTTGAGGGGGCCCAACGCGACCCCGCCGGAGGTGCTGTTGGAGGCCGCGCGGTCACGCACGGGGCCAGACGGCCGCCCCATGGTGGAAACCTGCGAGGGATACCGGCAGGCGCTCAGCCTGTTCGAGCAGACGGCTCCCAGCGGGACGAGTCACACGACTCCAACGGTGTTGATCGCGCCGGACTTCTCCTGGATCGAAACCGAGGACGCGCGTTTCGAGCTGCCCGGCGGGCACAAGGTGCGCACGTTGCTCAGCCTCGTGTTCGAGGAGCGTCAGCGCAATCCGGGTGGTTGGGTCACCATCGATGCAGTTTGCCAAGCGCTGTGGCCGGGCGAGCGGATGCGCCCCACGTCACGGACCAACCGCCTCAACGTGATGATCTCCCGCTTGCGTAGGTTGGGCATCGGCAAGCGCTTGGAGCGTTCCCCCAAGGGCCTTCGGCTCGACCCCACGGTCGGATTCGTGATCGGCGGCTGA
- a CDS encoding ABC-F family ATP-binding cassette domain-containing protein, protein MASVEVMGLSFAHSNAAPVFEDVSSSFFEGWTGLTGENGAGKTTLLELLAGVLAPDAGRVKREPASARVVLCRQRVEEADDRVRALARAEDGAARRLFGELSLSPAQLERWSTLSPGERKRWQIGAALWSEPAVLLLDEPTNHLDASAREALRQALTRFRGVGVLVSHDRELLDALTTVTVRLISGRAETWSGGYSAARAEWRADRARREAERDRLKSEQKRRARQLDAARRVREQAARSLSSRSRMKNAQDADGREAGRKYRAQKAEARLSRSVATRRYRAEQTKEDLEGSTVERELGASVFVGYEGCPRRFVCRLDADSLSVGGRVLLSNVHREVPRGARIRIAGNNGSGKTTLLRALLREASLPAERVLYLPQDASRAQEHAWLSKLRALPPGERGRVLSVVAALGSDPGRLLASEAPSPGEARKLAIALGLGSHAWLLALDEPTNHLDLPSIERLEAALAGYPGALLLVTHDEAFAEKCTDVQWQLS, encoded by the coding sequence ATGGCAAGTGTGGAAGTCATGGGGCTGTCGTTCGCGCATTCGAACGCTGCCCCGGTATTCGAAGACGTGAGCTCGAGCTTCTTCGAAGGCTGGACCGGGCTCACCGGCGAGAACGGCGCGGGAAAGACCACGCTGCTCGAGCTGCTCGCCGGCGTGCTCGCGCCGGACGCCGGGCGCGTGAAGCGCGAGCCCGCGTCCGCGCGGGTAGTGCTTTGCCGGCAGCGCGTGGAGGAAGCCGACGACCGCGTACGAGCTCTGGCTCGGGCCGAGGATGGCGCCGCGCGGCGTCTGTTCGGTGAGCTGAGCCTCTCGCCGGCGCAGCTCGAGCGCTGGAGCACGCTGTCTCCCGGTGAGCGCAAGCGCTGGCAGATTGGCGCTGCGCTGTGGAGCGAGCCGGCCGTGCTGCTGCTCGACGAGCCCACGAATCACCTGGACGCATCGGCGCGCGAAGCGCTGCGCCAGGCCCTCACCCGCTTCCGCGGCGTGGGCGTGCTGGTGTCCCACGACCGCGAGTTGCTCGACGCCCTGACCACCGTGACGGTGCGGCTGATTTCGGGCCGTGCCGAGACGTGGAGCGGCGGCTACTCCGCGGCGCGGGCGGAATGGCGAGCGGACCGCGCACGCCGCGAGGCGGAACGCGATCGACTGAAGAGCGAGCAGAAGAGACGCGCGCGTCAGCTCGACGCCGCGCGCCGCGTGCGAGAGCAGGCGGCGCGCAGTCTCTCGTCGCGATCGCGGATGAAGAATGCGCAAGACGCCGATGGCCGCGAGGCAGGGCGAAAGTACCGGGCACAGAAGGCCGAAGCGCGACTTTCGCGCAGTGTGGCGACGCGGCGGTACCGCGCCGAACAAACAAAAGAAGACTTGGAGGGCTCGACCGTGGAGCGAGAGCTCGGAGCCTCCGTGTTCGTGGGCTACGAGGGATGTCCTCGGCGTTTCGTGTGCCGTCTGGACGCAGACTCGCTGTCGGTGGGTGGGCGCGTGCTGCTCTCCAACGTGCACCGCGAGGTCCCTCGAGGCGCGCGCATTCGCATCGCAGGGAACAACGGCAGCGGCAAGACGACGTTGCTCCGCGCGCTGCTGCGCGAGGCCTCGCTACCGGCGGAACGCGTGCTGTATCTGCCGCAGGATGCGAGCCGTGCGCAGGAGCACGCGTGGCTTTCGAAGCTACGAGCGCTGCCGCCCGGGGAGCGTGGTCGAGTGCTTTCCGTGGTGGCCGCTCTGGGCTCGGATCCCGGACGCCTGTTGGCGAGCGAGGCTCCTTCCCCCGGGGAAGCGCGCAAGCTCGCCATTGCCTTGGGTCTGGGCAGCCACGCCTGGCTCTTGGCGTTGGACGAACCCACGAATCACTTGGACCTGCCGAGCATCGAGCGACTGGAAGCAGCCCTGGCCGGCTATCCGGGAGCACTGCTCTTGGTGACGCACGACGAGGCGTTCGCCGAGAAGTGTACCGACGTGCAGTGGCAGCTGAGCTGA
- a CDS encoding VWA domain-containing protein, giving the protein MKVKSVAVLSAVGMLLTSVSVWSLTNPRSKPVAPTGELGSSPLLVDDPPASALTQFEQDGTLDLEGRVGHAKLLADSPGETFVLANVRASDVAASTPAPLNLAIVLDRSGSMKGRRLENALSAARGMIHRLRDGDVVSVITYNTQTDTVLPPTTIDSLSRSRADGALSGVTAQGDTCISCGIDAGMAALRQRSGMVDRILLLSDGEATAGIRDLGGFRRLADQARGMNCAISSIGVDVDYNEQVLSALALESNGKHHFAENASDVARAFDEELASLKSTVAKDVEVELALAPGVEAVQVIDRASRRVGDRLIVPLGSLAKDEEKTVLVRVKLPRGATGERPLAELSLNWSTADGRQEHARGDLGLTLVKDAAEVSRLDPLVATRLGNTDTANTLTQVNQLIKDGDLDRASRRLQSKLDQIEKSKGELAAAAPADERAKVNTTVDKQAEVLRKAQTRLKSAPKPSAPGGKRAGAVEVRNNQAAADPFRL; this is encoded by the coding sequence ATGAAGGTCAAGAGCGTGGCGGTGCTTTCGGCGGTGGGGATGTTGCTGACGAGCGTGAGCGTGTGGTCGCTCACCAATCCACGGTCCAAGCCGGTGGCCCCCACGGGGGAGCTCGGGAGCAGCCCGCTTCTGGTCGACGACCCGCCGGCTTCGGCGCTCACGCAGTTCGAGCAAGACGGAACCCTCGACCTCGAAGGTCGCGTGGGCCACGCAAAGCTCTTGGCGGACAGCCCGGGCGAGACCTTCGTGCTCGCCAACGTGCGCGCCTCCGACGTTGCAGCTTCCACGCCCGCGCCCCTCAATCTCGCCATCGTGCTGGATCGCTCCGGCTCCATGAAGGGCCGGCGTCTGGAGAACGCGCTATCAGCGGCACGTGGCATGATCCATCGCCTGCGCGACGGCGACGTGGTCAGTGTCATCACCTACAACACGCAAACCGACACGGTGCTGCCGCCCACCACCATAGATTCACTGTCGCGGTCGCGAGCGGATGGCGCGCTCTCGGGGGTGACGGCGCAGGGCGACACTTGCATCTCCTGCGGCATCGACGCCGGCATGGCGGCGCTTCGACAGCGCAGCGGCATGGTGGATCGCATCCTGCTGCTGTCGGATGGCGAAGCCACGGCGGGCATTCGCGATCTGGGCGGCTTCCGGCGCTTGGCGGATCAGGCGCGCGGCATGAACTGCGCGATCAGCTCCATTGGTGTGGACGTGGACTACAACGAGCAGGTGCTCTCCGCCCTGGCACTGGAGTCCAACGGCAAGCATCACTTCGCAGAGAACGCCTCGGACGTGGCCCGCGCCTTCGACGAAGAGCTCGCGTCGCTCAAATCCACGGTGGCCAAGGACGTCGAGGTGGAGCTCGCCCTGGCTCCCGGCGTGGAGGCCGTGCAGGTGATCGATCGCGCTTCGCGCCGGGTGGGGGATCGCCTGATCGTGCCCCTGGGTTCCCTGGCCAAAGACGAGGAAAAGACCGTGCTGGTGCGGGTAAAGCTGCCTCGCGGCGCCACCGGGGAACGTCCGCTGGCCGAGCTTTCCCTCAATTGGTCCACCGCGGACGGTCGTCAGGAGCATGCCCGCGGGGACCTCGGGCTCACGCTGGTGAAGGACGCCGCCGAGGTGAGCCGGCTGGATCCGCTGGTGGCCACGCGCCTCGGCAACACCGACACCGCCAACACCCTCACCCAGGTGAACCAGCTGATCAAAGACGGCGACTTGGATCGCGCGTCGCGTCGCCTCCAGAGCAAGCTCGACCAAATCGAGAAGAGCAAGGGCGAGCTCGCCGCGGCCGCACCCGCAGATGAGCGTGCCAAGGTCAACACCACCGTGGACAAGCAAGCGGAGGTGCTGCGCAAGGCCCAGACTCGTTTGAAGTCCGCGCCCAAGCCCAGCGCGCCGGGCGGCAAGCGCGCCGGAGCGGTCGAGGTGCGCAACAACCAAGCTGCCGCGGATCCCTTCCGCTTGTAA
- a CDS encoding 2-oxoacid:acceptor oxidoreductase family protein: protein MTSLLADRKMPYCRGCGHGVVVKQLAEALTALDVNPERVALTSDIGCVGLVDPMFPSLHTVHTIHGRSTAIAAGAVLADRVLFDGRLKNVVMIGDGGATIGLLHLTQAALMNVDVTVLLHNNMLYGMTGGQHSALTPEGFSTSTTRGGNWLPALDMERLLQGCHVGFFARKLATDADLSEVIAEAIAYDGFALVEILELCTGFGVPLNKLSGKALRERAEAEGHELGVRIRRDDRRPYHALYRERFPGASATPGAPTPATSFTHALDRPYAVVVAGTAGERVQSAAAILAQAAVLSGLHCIQKNDYPVTVGSGFSVSEVKLSPEPILYTGTDRPDAILVVSSDGLAKVDVSRPDALVVGDDTLTLPKHARRLPLRKELGATSAALGAIGAFVARTRLLDPTALEAAAQIVSARHAGAAAATLRAGAALDQQTK from the coding sequence ATGACCTCGCTCTTGGCCGACCGCAAGATGCCCTATTGCCGGGGCTGCGGCCACGGCGTGGTCGTCAAGCAGCTCGCGGAAGCGCTCACGGCGCTGGACGTCAATCCCGAGCGCGTCGCGCTCACCAGCGACATCGGCTGCGTCGGGCTCGTCGATCCGATGTTCCCGTCGCTACACACCGTGCACACCATTCACGGCCGCAGCACGGCCATCGCCGCCGGCGCGGTGCTCGCAGATCGCGTCCTCTTCGATGGCCGTCTGAAGAACGTCGTCATGATTGGCGACGGCGGCGCCACCATCGGCCTGCTCCATCTGACGCAAGCCGCGTTGATGAACGTCGACGTCACCGTCCTTTTGCACAACAACATGCTGTACGGCATGACGGGCGGGCAACACTCCGCCCTGACGCCGGAAGGCTTTTCCACGTCCACCACCCGTGGCGGCAACTGGCTCCCGGCGCTCGACATGGAGCGTCTCCTGCAAGGCTGCCACGTGGGCTTCTTCGCGCGAAAATTGGCGACCGACGCCGATCTCTCGGAAGTGATCGCGGAGGCCATCGCCTACGACGGTTTCGCCCTGGTCGAGATCCTCGAGCTTTGCACCGGGTTCGGCGTGCCGCTCAACAAGCTGAGCGGCAAGGCATTGCGCGAGCGCGCGGAAGCGGAGGGTCACGAGCTCGGGGTACGCATTCGCCGCGACGATCGCCGTCCGTACCACGCGCTGTACCGCGAGCGCTTCCCCGGCGCGTCCGCAACCCCCGGCGCGCCGACCCCCGCAACGTCCTTCACGCACGCCCTCGATCGTCCCTACGCCGTGGTCGTCGCCGGCACCGCGGGGGAGCGCGTGCAGAGCGCGGCCGCCATCTTGGCGCAGGCGGCGGTGCTTTCCGGCTTGCACTGCATCCAGAAGAACGACTACCCGGTGACCGTCGGCAGCGGCTTCTCGGTGTCCGAGGTGAAGCTCAGCCCCGAGCCCATCCTGTACACCGGCACGGATCGACCCGACGCCATCCTCGTGGTCTCCTCCGATGGCCTGGCCAAGGTCGACGTCAGCCGCCCGGACGCCCTCGTGGTCGGCGACGACACCCTGACGCTCCCAAAGCACGCGCGACGCTTGCCGCTGCGCAAGGAGCTCGGCGCCACCAGCGCCGCCCTGGGCGCCATCGGCGCGTTCGTCGCGCGCACCCGGCTGCTCGACCCCACGGCCCTCGAAGCCGCCGCCCAGATCGTCAGCGCCCGCCACGCGGGGGCCGCGGCGGCGACGCTGCGGGCCGGAGCCGCGTTGGACCAACAAACAAAATAA
- a CDS encoding pyruvate flavodoxin/ferredoxin oxidoreductase, with protein MKRLYSGNQMVAEAAVRAGCRFFSGYPITPASEIYREMTERLQTSGDLAVGAPDEISAICYAIGAAQRGARAMTATSGPGWALMIEAFQYALMTETPLVVAVVQRLGPSTGGATQGAQGDVLLTEMATSGGYTVPVLAPSSAAECYELTLRAFDWAERLRTPVVLLSDKEVAMTYEALDLDELPRIAVSERPTAHAEGYRAVSFTAPEDVPPFAPLGGALKVTTTGSAHNKDGLLRKNDPETLEVLRHLEAKVTARRHEIADLVVDAEGDADVAVLSFGITARAARQAVLSARRAGRRATFVGVRSLFPIPAQEIRAALGGARRVVVAEENLSGLYRRVLAAELDGVTLCGVNALGAMIRPDAILEALS; from the coding sequence ATGAAGCGCCTGTACTCGGGGAACCAGATGGTCGCGGAAGCGGCGGTGCGCGCGGGCTGCCGTTTCTTCAGCGGATATCCGATCACGCCGGCGTCCGAGATCTACCGCGAGATGACGGAACGGTTGCAGACGTCGGGGGACCTCGCCGTGGGCGCCCCGGACGAGATCAGTGCCATCTGTTACGCCATTGGTGCGGCGCAGCGGGGCGCCCGCGCGATGACCGCCACCAGCGGTCCCGGGTGGGCCCTCATGATCGAGGCGTTTCAGTACGCGCTGATGACGGAGACGCCGCTCGTGGTCGCGGTGGTCCAGCGCTTGGGGCCGAGCACGGGCGGCGCGACGCAGGGGGCACAGGGCGACGTGCTGCTCACCGAGATGGCGACCTCGGGCGGCTACACGGTGCCGGTGCTGGCGCCGTCCAGCGCGGCCGAATGCTACGAGCTCACGCTCCGAGCCTTCGACTGGGCGGAGCGACTGCGCACGCCGGTGGTGCTGCTGAGCGACAAAGAGGTGGCGATGACCTACGAGGCGCTGGACCTCGACGAGCTGCCGCGGATTGCCGTTTCCGAGCGACCGACGGCCCACGCCGAGGGTTACCGCGCGGTGAGCTTCACCGCGCCGGAGGACGTGCCACCGTTCGCGCCCCTGGGCGGAGCCTTGAAGGTCACCACCACCGGCTCGGCCCACAACAAAGATGGCCTGCTGCGCAAGAACGACCCGGAGACCCTGGAGGTGCTGCGCCACCTGGAGGCGAAAGTGACGGCGCGCCGCCACGAGATCGCGGACCTCGTCGTGGACGCCGAAGGCGACGCGGACGTCGCCGTGCTGAGCTTCGGCATCACCGCCCGCGCCGCACGTCAGGCCGTGCTGTCCGCCCGCCGCGCGGGCCGGCGCGCCACCTTCGTCGGCGTGCGCTCGCTGTTTCCGATCCCGGCGCAGGAGATCCGCGCCGCCCTGGGCGGCGCTCGAAGAGTGGTCGTCGCGGAAGAGAACCTGTCCGGCCTGTATCGCCGCGTGCTCGCCGCGGAGCTCGACGGCGTCACCCTTTGCGGCGTGAACGCCCTGGGCGCCATGATTCGCCCGGACGCCATCTTGGAGGCGCTGTCATGA
- a CDS encoding protein kinase: MAKADEQRESADTVRTGPSRPTAGNVAVGDQVGDYTLLSLLGSGGMGSVFESRGADGAPVALKVMRPEALSKELVSRFAREARSAMRIDSENVTRVFAVDTAHDPPFMVMELLSGRDLGSTLAETGPLPPAVAARIIADACMGLAAAHDLGLVHRDIKPSNIFLHQNADDTITVKLCDFGVVKQDLALGNEATALTQTGGLVGTPAYMSPEQVQNPKAVDARSDLWSMALSLHAALCGQKPWADSKDFGEILVALYTKDVTPIRDVAPWVSAELARTVHAGLRRDRDERIGSARELAAELEPLATPKPLSKAELRPLADHERKAPAADAGEVSSAPKRRGTWLVAIAAVALVGAGSALALRQRSEPRPVASAAPPKCETAKGCSDRLGAAARCRSDGACVALASPQCSVEATPDVLRRDDTFWIGTMFPGNDRAVSLAVREITKVAGGVPSGTGKRPLAVVACNDAEDPKAAARHLMETLRVPVIIGFGSRESALGLAHGPLAENDVLVVAAMNAGVSATPVGTPRRVWQSSDDDARTRAMRKLVTDFAEPKLQPKLRGQALEVSLCVPQESDAPALTAAALGFDARDGFQKVTLPAAGAEGNGDEAAIAKLVDHRPHIVVIPNADDATLARVVAPLEDRWDAKAKHRPFYVVGASLDAKGALADLIRRHPSLADRLVGLAPSTAAVTAAFTRRYDAAFHDAPSPTDAALYDAVYLAAYGAAAARTEGSLARGIPRFSPTGEPVDVGPIDLIKGFAALKAGKNVDLRGARGRLALDPKTGDALVDYAVVCAEPTPTGVRIIDTGLAYDRQADALTGTFVCRSEAPAPSTPEVATATAPRQEHEDLPSAAVIDLPKPVRLVLEQYAAVLRESPNLEECAKRFLRIAGGKLVNEDGTALAPSVQRFTLERDFASIKSYAHPLRVTRVTKQLDTTSGFGATLIRGDVYKIWIAKKPGVPGPPAPVSILWPKGHATIQQPKIIGIGSL; the protein is encoded by the coding sequence ATGGCGAAGGCAGACGAGCAGCGCGAGAGTGCCGACACCGTGCGCACGGGACCTTCACGTCCTACGGCAGGCAACGTGGCGGTGGGCGACCAGGTCGGCGACTACACGCTGCTCTCGTTGCTGGGCTCCGGTGGCATGGGCTCCGTGTTCGAGTCTCGCGGCGCGGACGGAGCTCCGGTCGCTCTGAAGGTGATGCGCCCCGAAGCGCTCAGCAAAGAGCTGGTGAGTCGCTTCGCGCGGGAAGCGCGGAGTGCCATGCGCATCGACAGCGAGAACGTGACGCGCGTGTTCGCCGTCGACACGGCGCACGATCCGCCCTTCATGGTCATGGAGCTGCTCTCGGGTCGCGACCTCGGGTCGACCTTGGCAGAGACCGGACCACTGCCGCCCGCCGTTGCGGCGCGTATCATCGCGGATGCGTGCATGGGCTTGGCCGCGGCCCATGACCTGGGCTTGGTGCATCGCGACATCAAACCCAGCAACATCTTCCTTCACCAGAACGCCGACGACACCATCACCGTGAAGCTGTGCGACTTCGGCGTGGTGAAGCAAGATCTGGCGCTGGGGAACGAAGCCACGGCGCTGACGCAAACCGGAGGGCTGGTCGGCACCCCGGCGTACATGTCGCCGGAGCAGGTCCAAAACCCCAAGGCCGTGGATGCTCGCAGCGATCTATGGAGCATGGCGCTTTCGCTCCATGCGGCGCTGTGCGGCCAGAAGCCTTGGGCCGACAGCAAGGACTTCGGGGAGATCCTGGTGGCTCTGTACACCAAGGACGTGACCCCGATTCGGGACGTCGCGCCTTGGGTGAGCGCCGAGCTCGCGCGGACCGTGCACGCCGGACTTCGGCGCGACCGCGACGAGCGCATCGGCAGCGCCCGCGAGCTGGCTGCCGAGCTCGAACCGCTGGCCACGCCGAAGCCACTCTCGAAAGCCGAGCTGCGTCCCCTAGCGGACCACGAACGCAAGGCTCCAGCGGCCGACGCCGGGGAAGTGAGCAGCGCGCCGAAACGACGCGGCACCTGGCTGGTCGCCATTGCAGCGGTGGCGCTCGTGGGCGCTGGGTCTGCCTTGGCGCTACGCCAACGCAGCGAGCCGCGACCCGTGGCGTCGGCGGCGCCACCAAAGTGCGAGACGGCAAAGGGCTGCAGTGACCGCCTGGGAGCAGCGGCACGCTGCCGATCGGACGGCGCGTGCGTCGCCCTGGCTTCACCGCAGTGCAGCGTGGAAGCGACGCCGGACGTCCTCCGACGCGACGACACGTTCTGGATCGGCACGATGTTCCCGGGGAACGACCGCGCCGTCTCCCTCGCCGTGCGCGAGATCACGAAGGTTGCCGGAGGCGTTCCGTCCGGCACCGGCAAACGTCCGCTCGCGGTGGTGGCATGCAACGACGCCGAAGACCCCAAGGCGGCGGCACGGCACCTGATGGAGACCCTCCGGGTGCCGGTGATCATCGGGTTCGGGTCGCGAGAGAGCGCCCTCGGTCTCGCGCACGGTCCCCTCGCCGAGAACGACGTGCTGGTCGTGGCGGCGATGAACGCAGGCGTGTCCGCGACCCCGGTCGGTACGCCGCGACGGGTGTGGCAGAGCTCCGACGACGACGCGCGGACGCGTGCCATGCGGAAGCTGGTCACCGACTTCGCCGAACCGAAGCTCCAACCCAAGCTCCGCGGCCAGGCCCTGGAGGTGAGCCTGTGCGTGCCCCAGGAATCCGACGCCCCGGCGCTGACGGCGGCAGCGCTCGGTTTCGACGCCCGCGACGGCTTTCAGAAGGTCACCCTTCCGGCGGCAGGTGCCGAGGGCAACGGTGACGAGGCGGCGATCGCCAAGCTCGTCGACCATCGGCCCCACATCGTCGTCATACCAAATGCCGACGACGCCACGCTGGCACGGGTCGTCGCCCCGCTCGAAGATCGCTGGGATGCGAAAGCGAAGCACCGGCCGTTCTACGTCGTGGGCGCGTCCCTCGATGCCAAGGGGGCGCTGGCGGACCTGATCCGGCGCCATCCTTCGCTCGCCGATCGCCTCGTGGGCCTCGCGCCCAGCACCGCTGCCGTGACTGCGGCATTCACGCGGCGCTACGACGCCGCGTTTCACGACGCTCCGTCGCCGACGGATGCGGCGCTCTACGACGCCGTGTACCTCGCGGCTTACGGCGCAGCGGCCGCGCGGACCGAGGGCTCCCTGGCGCGCGGCATCCCCCGCTTTTCGCCCACGGGAGAGCCCGTGGACGTCGGCCCCATCGACCTGATCAAAGGCTTTGCGGCGTTGAAGGCCGGCAAGAACGTCGACCTCCGGGGCGCGCGGGGCCGGCTGGCCCTCGACCCGAAGACGGGCGACGCGCTGGTGGACTACGCGGTCGTCTGCGCAGAGCCCACGCCCACTGGCGTGCGGATCATCGACACGGGCCTCGCCTACGATCGCCAAGCGGACGCGCTGACGGGAACGTTCGTCTGCCGCAGCGAAGCTCCGGCGCCTTCCACGCCGGAAGTGGCCACGGCGACCGCTCCCCGCCAAGAACACGAGGACCTGCCGAGCGCTGCCGTGATCGATCTACCCAAGCCGGTGCGCCTGGTGCTGGAGCAGTACGCCGCAGTGCTGCGTGAGAGCCCGAACCTGGAGGAATGCGCAAAACGATTCTTGCGCATCGCAGGCGGGAAGCTCGTGAACGAGGACGGAACGGCCTTGGCGCCGAGCGTCCAGCGATTCACTCTCGAGCGAGACTTCGCCAGCATCAAGTCCTACGCCCATCCGCTGCGGGTCACGCGAGTCACGAAGCAGCTGGACACGACCAGCGGCTTCGGCGCGACCTTGATCCGCGGAGACGTCTACAAGATCTGGATCGCCAAGAAGCCCGGGGTACCCGGTCCCCCCGCGCCGGTGTCCATCCTGTGGCCCAAGGGGCACGCGACGATCCAGCAGCCGAAGATCATCGGGATCGGCAGTCTGTAG
- a CDS encoding DUF2089 domain-containing protein: MASRLAPTTCPVCSGALTIARLGCTSCGTALEGDFTAGRLGRLSREQQSFVEVFLECRGKIKDVEQRLGISYPTVVSRLDQVVQALGAPIDPRGSHIDEVLESLARGDLTPEEAAKRLKGERR; encoded by the coding sequence ATGGCTTCGAGGCTAGCTCCCACCACCTGTCCCGTGTGCTCGGGCGCCCTGACCATCGCGCGGCTCGGGTGCACTTCCTGCGGCACCGCCTTGGAAGGGGACTTCACCGCTGGACGCCTCGGTCGCCTGAGCCGCGAGCAGCAGAGCTTCGTGGAGGTGTTCCTCGAGTGCCGCGGCAAGATCAAAGACGTCGAGCAACGCTTGGGCATCTCCTACCCGACGGTGGTGTCGCGTCTCGACCAAGTCGTGCAAGCCCTCGGCGCGCCCATCGATCCGCGCGGCTCGCACATCGACGAAGTTCTGGAGTCCCTCGCTCGCGGGGACCTGACTCCAGAAGAAGCCGCCAAGCGCCTCAAGGGCGAACGGAGATGA
- a CDS encoding winged helix-turn-helix transcriptional regulator — translation MNAFELLADPTRRRMMDELRHGERSVTELVERLGMKQPTVSKQLKVLRDAGLAKVRVDAKRRLYQLDTTPLREVDDWLTPYRKLWSDRLDALADHLTRTSD, via the coding sequence ATGAACGCCTTCGAGCTCCTCGCCGATCCCACCCGTCGTCGCATGATGGACGAGCTGCGCCACGGCGAACGCTCCGTGACCGAGCTCGTGGAGCGGCTGGGCATGAAGCAGCCCACGGTGTCGAAGCAGCTCAAGGTGCTGCGCGACGCGGGGCTGGCGAAGGTGCGCGTGGATGCGAAGCGGCGCTTGTACCAGTTGGACACGACTCCCCTTCGCGAAGTGGACGATTGGCTCACGCCGTACCGCAAGCTCTGGAGCGACCGACTGGACGCTCTCGCGGATCACCTCACGAGGACGAGCGACTGA